A portion of the Carya illinoinensis cultivar Pawnee chromosome 11, C.illinoinensisPawnee_v1, whole genome shotgun sequence genome contains these proteins:
- the LOC122280450 gene encoding uncharacterized protein LOC122280450, translating into MTELSDNTIELREELMVSPMCDHNPTFRRARFLKPSAFSIKGPIFELPSLSPSSLPPTFEPSKWPLKVRFNGWQNPPRKWKSWVDSMCPKYQSLWKKAGIFEAIMNSTYEIDMNHDIVIAIAERWCSKTNTCIFPWAEATLTLEDIMVLGGFSVLGESVYSPVETQELKEIEAKLMQARVEALRSKARKACPGVWMKMFMNTESEVEHEVFLVFWLSISFLPNSRWINKDFFPIAIHLAKGTRIALAPAVLASIYSDLSLLKEAIVALDKDVVEVTFRSPYHLVQLWVWERFRSLQPKPNLIICGDPVFARWHRVRSVKDKNVRSALDSARESFLWRPYVSYTFRLNCRKLYGEKEIWVPVNAKLDEEIEAWVRYFRVSELVGLGCIEHYFPHRVAMQFGMDQDLPGCVAKCSKDHKIAWNNYSKRPSDVTLYVPSRLCEGEVTTRYLNWWKQSISGQALRVPTGKDGDVLPGFSPKFNKVKAEDSVNIYKPTVPKQVAQASIGNKGDNDADVPPGFSPKCNKVEVEKSIKEDKSAGGEMRSYGMHDSLGRRADGVDEPFLGQSQSFSVTDGAVKKTESMMRAGENIKVEDAVKGLERDIDGPGESKAESLVYNRVSIHGKEGEGGSYTHEIPGRELEARITRLERAIAELKAARSS; encoded by the coding sequence ATGACTGAACTATCAGACAATACCATTGAGCTTAGAGAGGAACTCATGGTTTCGCCCATGTGTGACCACAACCCAACTTTCAGACGAGCCCGTTTTCTAAAACCCTCCGCGTTCTCCATAAAAGGGCCAATCTTTGAGCTTCCTTCACTCTCTCCCTCTTCCCTACCACCCACTTTCGAACCCTCAAAATGGCCTCTGAAGGTCAGATTCAACGGCTGGCAAAACCCGCCAAGAAAATGGAAAAGTTGGGTCGATTCCATGTGTCCCAAGTATCAATCTTTGTGGAAGAAAGCCGGCATATTTGAAGCTATAATGAATTCTACGTACGAAATCGACATGAACCATGATATTGTTATTGCTATTGCTGAAAGGTGGTGTTCTAAGACCAACACATGTATTTTTCCTTGGGCAGAAGCAACGCTCACGTTGGAGGATATAATGGTTTTGGGAGGTTTCTCAGTTTTAGGAGAATCTGTTTATAGCCCTGTCGAAACCCAAGAGTTGAAAGAAATAGAGGCGAAACTGATGCAAGCGCGTGTTGAAGCTTTGAGGAGTAAAGCTCGCAAGGCCTGCCCAGGAGTGTGGATGAAGATGTTCATGAATACTGAGAGCGAAGTCGAGCATGAAGTATTTCTTGTTTTCTGGTTGTCTATATCATTTCTCCCCAACTCTAGGTGGATCAACAAGGATTTTTTCCCTATTGCTATTCATCTCGCTAAAGGGACTCGAATAGCGCTTGCCCCTGCAGTTCTTGCTAGCATTTACAGCGATTTGAGTCTGTTGAAAGAAGCCATTGTTGCATTGGACAAAGACGTGGTCGAAGTAACCTTCCGGTCACCGTATCATTTAGTTCAGCTTTGGGTGTGGGAGAGATTTAGATCACTGCAGCCAAAGCCAAATCTGATCATATGTGGTGACCCGGTATTTGCTCGCTGGCATAGAGTCAGAAGTGTGAAAGATAAGAATGTGAGGTCGGCTCTAGACTCGGCCAGGGAAAGTTTTCTTTGGCGTCCTTACGTTTCATATACATTCAGATTGAATTGTCGAAAACTTTATGGAGAAAAGGAAATTTGGGTACCGGTTAATGCTAAATTGGATGAAGAAATAGAGGCATGGGTTAGATATTTTAGGGTCTCCGAGCTGGTTGGGCTTGGCTGTATAGAACATTACTTCCCACATCGAGTTGCAATGCAGTTTGGAATGGATCAAGATCTCCCGGGCTGTGTTGCTAAATGCAGTAAGGATCATAAAATTGCCTGGAACAATTATAGTAAGCGACCGAGTGATGTGACATTGTATGTTCCATCCCGCCTTTGTGAGGGTGAGGTTACCACTCGTTACTTGAACTGGTGGAAACAATCAATATCAGGTCAGGCACTACGGGTTCCAACAGGTAAAGATGGTGATGTTTTGCCTGGTTTCTCTCCCAAATTTAACAAGGTTAAAGCTGAGGACTCTGTTAACATATATAAACCAACAGTGCCAAAACAAGTTGCTCAGGCATCCATAGGAAACAAGGGAGATAATGATGCTGATGTTCCCCCTGGTTTCTCGCCCAAATGCAACAAGGTTGAAGTCGAGAAATCTATAAAGGAAGATAAATCAGCAGGTGGGGAAATGAGATCTTATGGCATGCATGACAGTCTAGGTAGAAGAGCAGATGGTGTTGATGAGCCTTTTTTGGGCCAATCACAGAGCTTTTCAGTGACGGATGGAGCTGTGAAAAAGACGGAATCAATGATGAGAGCCGGGGAAAATATTAAAGTTGAAGATGCAGTGAAAGGGCTAGAAAGAGACATTGATGGTCCAGGTGAGAGCAAGGCAGAAAGTCTTGTTTACAACAGGGTGAGCATCCATGGTAAGGAAGGAGAAGGTGGTAGCTATACACATGAAATACCAGGACGGGAACTTGAAGCTCGGATTACTCGGCTTGAGAGAGCGATTGCAGAGCTAAAAGCGGCTAGGTCTAGCTAG
- the LOC122281483 gene encoding uncharacterized protein LOC122281483, with product MAPSLSLLSFFFFFTAVSFFSPLLYSAKFPFRPRDVLPLLPRQVSWPILNSLHSPVDLLPSFVGAASSPNDTLEWKGACFYGNRAWIEFHNKSGSEFGGGTLHIKVSNAHSWTCMDLYVFATPYRVTWDYYFISREHTYEFKEWQGKAEFEYVKNRGVSIFLMQAGMLGTLQALWDVFPLFTNTGWGENSNIGFLKKHMGASFEQRPQPWVTNISVDNINSGDFLAISKIRGRWGGFETLEKWVSGAYAGHSAVCLKDSEGKLWVGESGHENEKGEDVIAMLPWDEWWDFELNKDDSNPHIALLPLHPDVRAKFNETAAWEYAQSMDGKPYGYHNMIFSWIDTIDRNYPPPLDAHLVASVMTVWNQIQPEYAANMWNEALNKRLGTQGLSLPDILVEVEKRGSSFDELLTIPEQDDWLYADGKSTSCVAFILEMYKEAGLFDPIASYIQVTEFTIKDAYNLKFFESNSSRLPKWCNDGDNVKLPFCQIRGKYRMELPGYNSMEAYPHMNERCPSLPPKYSRPQNC from the exons ATGGCTCCTTCACTATCtttgctttccttcttcttcttcttcaccgcggtttctttcttctctccacTTTTATATTCGGCAAAGTTTCCGTTTCGCCCCCGGGACGTGCTCCCTCTGCTGCCCAGACAAGTCTCGTGGCCTATCCTCAACTCGCTCCATAGCCCAGTGGACCTTCTGCCCTCTTTCGTGGGCGCTGCTTCGTCCCCAAACGACACTCTGGAATGGAAGGGCGCGTGCTTCTACGGTAACAGGGCTTGGATCGAGTTCCACAACAAGAGCGGCTCTGAATTTGGCGGTGGGACCCTTCACATCAAG GTAAGCAATGCTCATAGTTGGACATGCATGGATCTTTATGTCTTTGCAACTCCATACCGTGTGACTTGGGATTACTACTTTATATCTCGGGAGCATACATATGAGTTTAAAGAGTGGCAAGGGAAAGCTGAGTTCGAATAT GTGAAAAACAGGGGAGTCTCTATTTTCCTCATGCAAGCAGGGATGCTGGGAACTCTTCAAGCATTATGGGATGTCTTCCCCTTATTTACAAATACTGGATGGGGTGAGAACTCTAACATTGGATTTCTCAAGAAACACATGGGGGCATCTTTTGAGCAACGTCCTCAACCCTGGGTGACAAACATCAGTGTTGACAATATTAACTCTGGCGATTTCCTTGCGATATCCAAAATTCGTGGCCGATGGGGTGGTTTTGAGACTCTAGAGAAGTGGGTCAGTGGAGCATATGCTGGTCATTCCGCTGTTTGCTTAAAGGATTCTGAAGGAAAGTTATGGGTTGGTGAATCAGGCCATGAAAATGAAAAG ggaGAAGATGTAATTGCCATGTTACCATGGGATGAGTGGTGGGATTTTGAGCTGAATAAAGATGATTCCAATCCCCATATTGCTTTGCTTCCGCTGCATCCTGATGTGAGAGCAAAGTTCAACGAGACTGCTGCATGGGAGTATGCTCAGAGCATGGATGGCAAACCATATGGTTATCATAATATGATATTTAGTTGGATAGACACTATAGACAGGAACTATCCACCTCCGTTGGATGCTCACCTG GTTGCTTCTGTAATGACAGTTTGGAATCAAATACAGCCTGAATATGCTGCTAACATGTGGAATGAAGCCTTGAACAAACGACTTGGAACTCag GGTCTTAGTCTTCCTGATATTCTTGTAGAAGTTGAAAAGCGTGGCTCATCTTTTGATGAATTGCTGACTATACCCGAACAAGACGACTGGCTTTATGCTGATGGGAAGTCAACATCATGTGTTGCTTTCATTCTTGAAATGTATAAGGAGGCAGGGTTGTTCGATCCGATTGCCAGCTATATTCAAGTCACCGAGTTCACA ATAAAGGATGCTTATAACCTCAAGTTTTTTGAGAGTAATTCAAGCCGGCTGCCAAAATGGTGCAATGATGGGGACAATGTGAAGCTCCCTTTTTGTCAGATTCGAGGGAAGTATCGAATGGAATTACCTGGATACAATTCCATGGAAGCATACCCGCATATGAACGAAAGATGTCCATCTCTGCCTCCTAAATACTCAAGGCCACAGAATTGTtaa
- the LOC122280451 gene encoding fatty acid desaturase 4, chloroplastic yields MSILAQHKYPLSFRHHVHRCHRPFIRTRVCCLAATTNTAKPRLNSDQLVMEPRLDPSPTSVTDPNRPVLHDPTLKSTWSHRAWVASGCTTVLISLAKAATGAAESHLWLEPILAGWVGYILADLGSGVYHWGIDNYGGASTPFFGAQIEAFQGHHKWPWTITRRQFANNLHALARAVTFTVLPLDLAFNDPVFHGFVWVCSGCIMFSQQFHAWAHTTKSKLPPLVVTLQDAGLLVSRSQHADHHRPPYNNNYCIVSGVWNEFLDRQKVFGVLEMMLFFKLGVRPRSWSEPNSEWTEENEIPPKITAH; encoded by the coding sequence ATGTCAATCTTGGCTCAACACAAGTACCCTTTGAGCTTCCGGCACCATGTCCACCGGTGCCACAGGCCGTTCATCCGCACCCGCGTATGTTGCTTGGCCGCCACCACCAACACCGCCAAGCCTAGGCTTAATTCTGACCAATTAGTCATGGAGCCACGGCTCGATCCCTCACCAACCTCTGTCACAGATCCTAACCGTCCCGTTCTCCACGACCCGACCCTGAAATCAACATGGTCTCATCGTGCATGGGTGGCAAGTGGGTGCACCACGGTGCTCATCTCTCTAGCAAAAGCAGCAACGGGTGCAGCAGAATCACACCTATGGCTCGAGCCCATTTTAGCTGGCTGGGTCGGTTACATTTTAGCAGACCTTGGGTCCGGAGTCTACCACTGGGGTATCGACAACTATGGCGGAGCGTCAACTCCATTTTTTGGTGCCCAAATAGAGGCATTTCAAGGTCACCATAAATGGCCATGGACGATCACTCGGCGACAATTTGCGAACAACTTACACGCCCTCGCTCGAGCAGTGACCTTCACAGTGCTCCCATTAGACCTTGCTTTCAACGACCCAGTTTTTCACGGATTCGTGTGGGTGTGCTCTGGCTGCATTATGTTTAGCCAGCAATTTCATGCTTGGGCTCACACCACAAAGAGCAAGCTTCCGCCACTGGTGGTTACATTGCAAGATGCAGGGCTGCTGGTGTCTCGTTCTCAACATGCTGATCATCATCGCCCGCCTTATAACAATAACTACTGCATCGTGAGTGGGGTTtggaatgaattcttggatCGACAAAAGGTTTTTGGAGTATTGGAGATGATGTTGTTCTTTAAGCTAGGGGTAAGACCCCGGTCATGGAGTGAGCCCAACTCTGAGTGGACCGAAGAGAATGAGATCCCTCCTAAAATTACAGCCCACTGA
- the LOC122281485 gene encoding cytochrome P450 716B1-like isoform X2, translated as MDKEVRRHLEIHWQRKQQVKLERGGRREAFVACFQEMIEGMWSVPINLPFTCYNCSLRASARVQNMLKDVIREKRVELERKAASPRQDLITCLLSIRNEDNEEALAVDEIVHNVIYGRHGCRI; from the exons ATGGATAAAGAAGTCAGGAGGCACCTTGAGATCCATTGGCAACGTAAACAACAAGTCAAG CTTGAGCGAGGAGGTCGAAGAGAGGCATTTGTGGCTTGCTTCCAAGAGATGATAGAAGGAATGTGGTCGGTCCCAATCAACTTGCCCTTCACATGCTACAACTGCAGCCTGAGAGCAAGCGCAAGAGTACAGAACATGCTCAAGGACGTCATACGTGAGAAGAGAGTAGAACTTGAGCGTAAGGCTGCTTCTCCTCGCCAAGACCTCATCACTTGCCTGCTTAGCATCCGCAATGAGGACAATGAAGAAGCACTTGCTGTGGATGAGATTGTACACAATGTTATTTATGGTCGTCATGGTTGCAGGATTTGA
- the LOC122281485 gene encoding cytochrome P450 716B1-like isoform X1: MDKEVRRHLEIHWQRKQQVKVLPLAKTLTFYIICSILFELERGGRREAFVACFQEMIEGMWSVPINLPFTCYNCSLRASARVQNMLKDVIREKRVELERKAASPRQDLITCLLSIRNEDNEEALAVDEIVHNVIYGRHGCRI; the protein is encoded by the exons ATGGATAAAGAAGTCAGGAGGCACCTTGAGATCCATTGGCAACGTAAACAACAAGTCAAG GTGTTGCCCTTAGCGAAGACCCTCACATTTTACATAATTTGTTCCATTTTATTCGAGCTTGAGCGAGGAGGTCGAAGAGAGGCATTTGTGGCTTGCTTCCAAGAGATGATAGAAGGAATGTGGTCGGTCCCAATCAACTTGCCCTTCACATGCTACAACTGCAGCCTGAGAGCAAGCGCAAGAGTACAGAACATGCTCAAGGACGTCATACGTGAGAAGAGAGTAGAACTTGAGCGTAAGGCTGCTTCTCCTCGCCAAGACCTCATCACTTGCCTGCTTAGCATCCGCAATGAGGACAATGAAGAAGCACTTGCTGTGGATGAGATTGTACACAATGTTATTTATGGTCGTCATGGTTGCAGGATTTGA
- the LOC122281137 gene encoding CRS2-associated factor 2, mitochondrial: protein MALQIQTLTIPPKKYFLCFSRFLSQFLSRDPYDPPFSPSSKPPKLKKTNKKDPSHAKDPTLNRPLKSDLPFDFRYSYSETNPSVEPIGFREPPRFSPFGPGRLDRRWTGTSAPAQQQVDPESVAQARSRVLGDPLTEEEVAELVENYRHSDCASQINLGKGGVTHNMLDDIHNHWKRAEAVRIKCLGVPTLDMDNVCFHLEDKSGGKVIYQHLNILLLYRGRNYDPNNRPVIPLMLWKPYAPIYPKLVKNVADGLTFEETKEMRNRGLNSPPLMKLTRNGVYMNVVARVREALETEEVVRLDCTHVGTSDCKKIGLKLKDLVPCVPILFNNEQIILWRAKREQEQESNLLKEDTSAKMLG from the exons ATGGCGCTTCAAATTCAAACCCTAACCATACCTCCCAAGAAatattttctctgtttttctcgCTTCTTAAGCCAATTCCTATCCAGAGACCCCTACGACCCTCCATTTTCGCCATCTTCTAAACCCCCAAAACTCAAGAAAACCAATAAGAAAGATCCAAGTCACGCGAAAGACCCGACCTTGAACCGGCCCCTCAAGTCGGACCTTCCCTTCGACTTCAGATACTCCTACTCTGAGACAAACCCGTCCGTCGAACCCATCGGATTCCGAGAACCCCCGAGGTTCTCTCCGTTCGGTCCCGGCCGGCTCGACCGTAGATGGACAGGGACCTCCGCCCCGGCCCAACAGCAAGTAGACCCAGAAAGCGTCGCGCAGGCGAGGAGTCGGGTTCTTGGTGACCCGCTTACGGAGGAGGAAGTTGCAGAGCTCGTGGAAAATTACCGTCATAGTGATTGTGCTAGCCAAATCAATCTGG GGAAGGGGGGAGTTACTCACAATATGCTGGATGACATCCACAACCATTGGAAAAGGGCTGAAGCTGTGAGGATCAAGTGCTTGGGTGTGCCAACCCTTGATATGGATAATGTTTGCTTTCACCTTGAG GACAAATCTGGTGGGAAGGTTATTTACCAGCACCTTAACATCCTTCTTTTATACCGGGGTCGAAACTATGATCCAAATAATCGGCCAGTTATTCCTCTAATGCTGTGGAAGCCCTATGCACCTATATATCCAAAGCTTGTGAAGAATGTTGCTGATGGGTTAACATTTGAAGAAACGAAGGAAATGAGAAACAGGGGACTGAATTCTCCCCCGCTAATGAAACTTA CTAGGAACGGCGTATATATGAATGTTGTGGCGAGAGTGAGGGAAGCTTTGGAGACGGAAGAGGTGGTGAGACTAGACTGTACCCATGTTGGTACCAGCGATTGCAAAAAAATAGGTTTGAAATTAAAG GATCTGGTACCTTGTGTCCCGATTTTGTTCAATAATGAGCAAATAATACTTTGGAGGGCGAAGAGAGAGCAGGAACAGGAGTCTAACTTATTGAAGGAAGATACAAGTGCAAAGATGCTTGGATGA